One Gossypium hirsutum isolate 1008001.06 chromosome A11, Gossypium_hirsutum_v2.1, whole genome shotgun sequence genomic window carries:
- the LOC107923708 gene encoding aluminum-activated malate transporter 14 produces MGSTVIDIPDGEGVVPCSKEKKKEVGDICCQFPIDLFFKEMKSNKHMTRKVIHSIKVGVALVFVSLLYLLDPLYKQVGENAMWAIMTVVVVFEFFAGATLSKGINRGIGTVLGGGLGCLAAIFAQAVGGVGKAIIVAITVFIFGAAATYTRQVPNVKKKFDYGTMIFILTFSLVVVSGLRAEQVLEIARDRLSTIAMGFAICLFISLLVFPIWASDELHDSLIARFEDLAVSLEGFSKEYFGNVNEKEKSSFNFSSKCKSVLHSKTKDESLVNFASWEPWHAKFGFCYPWGIYLKLGEDLRDLATTILSLKGCLKSPTQPSESNTFRQPVKEPCEAIVASLAWTLRELGESIKKMKKCGSEDSILPKLKTVRQELSQIPGPSTFGTNDLERTDGLGLATFVYSMVEMVEKMEEMAIHVEQLGQLGGFS; encoded by the exons ATGGGCTCGACTGTTATAGATATTCCAGATGGAGAAGGGGTTGTCCCTTGCtctaaagaaaagaagaaggaagtCGGTGACATTTGTTGTCAATTCCCCATTGATttgttttttaaagaaatgaaaagtAATAAGCATATGACGAGAAAAGTGATTCATAGTATCAAGGTTGGTGTTGCTTTAGTTTTCGTTTCACTGCTCTATCTACTTGATCCTTTGTACAAGCAAGTTGGAGAAAATGCCATGTGGGCCATTATGACTGTCGTGGTTGTCTTCGAGTTCTTTGCAG GCGCTACACTAAGCAAGGGCATAAATCGAGGAATTGGGACAGTACTAGGAGGTGGACTGGGGTGTTTAGCGGCAATTTTCGCCCAAGCAGTGGGTGGGGTTGGCAAAGCTATAATTGTCGCCATTACTGTCTTCATATTTG GTGCGGCCGCAACATACACTCGACAGGTTCCAAACGTTAAAAAGAAATTCGATTACGGAACAATGATATTCATTCTCACGTTTAGCCTGGTTGTAGTGTCGGGTTTACGTGCTGAACAAGTGTTGGAAATAGCCCGTGACCGTCTTTCCACCATTGCCATGGGCTTCGCCATCTGTCTCTTTATAAGTTTGCTCGTCTTCCCCATTTGGGCTAGTGATGAACTCCATGACTCTTTAATCGCCCGCTTCGAAGACCTTGCTGTCTCTCTCGAAG GGTTCTCAAAGGAGTACTTTGGAAATGTCAATGAGAAGGAGAAGTCTAGTTTTAATTTCAGTAGTAAATGCAAATCAGTCCTGCATTCCAAGACAAAGGATGAATCATTG GTAAATTTTGCAAGCTGGGAACCCTGGCATGCAAAATTTGGGTTTTGCTACCCTTGGGGAATATACCTAAAATTAGGGGAAGATTTAAGAGATTTGGCTACAACCATCCTTTCACTCAAAGGCTGCCTTAAATCACCGACACAG CCATCAGAAAGTAATACCTTTCGTCAGCCGGTGAAGGAACCATGTGAAGCAATTGTAGCATCACTAGCATGGACACTAAGAGAACTGGGAGAAAgcataaaaaagatgaaaaaatgtGGATCCGAGGATAGCATACTACCCAAATTGAAGACAGTGAGACAAGAACTAAGCCAAATTCCGGGTCCTTCCACATTTGGAACTAATGATTTGGAGAGAACTGATGGGTTAGGATTGGCTACCTTCGTGTATTCGATGGTGGAGATGGTTGAAAAGATGGAAGAAATGGCAATACACGTGGAACAACTTGGACAACTTGGAGGTTTCAGTTAG